Genomic segment of Paucidesulfovibrio longus DSM 6739:
CGGCGCGGTAGTAGTCGGTGATGCCGTAGGCGGACATCTTGGCATCCTGGACCTGGAGGTAGATCACGCCGTCGATTTCAACGGAGACGTTGTCGCGGGTGATGCAGACCTGGGAGGGGATGTCGAGCACTTCCTCCTTGAGCGAGCGCTTGTAGGCAACCCGGTCCAGGAAGGGGATCAGGATGTGGAAGCCTGCGGCCAGGGTGCGGCTGTACTTGCCGAGTCGTTCGATGACGAATTCGGATTTTTGGGGAACCACGACCGCGGTTTTGAGAAATATGACGATGACCAGGGCCGCGATGAGAATCAGAATAATCAGGGAACCGTCGATGAAGCCCACGGTCACTCTCCTTTGTTCAGGGGTTCGATCTTGAAGGTGCTGCGGTCGTCCTCGAACTCGGCCACGATCAATGCGGCGCTCCCTTCGGGGATGGAGCGGTCGCTGACGGCGCGCCAGAAGCTGCCGCGATACTTGATCTCGCCGGGGAGGTCCGGACGCACCTCGCGGGTGACGAGCACCTGGCGTCCCAGGTCGCCGGGTTCGCGCAGGCCGTCATCGCCGTCCGATTCCTGGCTCGCGCCCGTGAACACGCGCATGAAGATGCGGCGCAGAAAGATCAGCGAGGCCAGCGATCCGACAATGAAGATGGCAAGTTGCGCGGAAAGGGAGAGGTCGAAGAGGGCGCTTGCAAGGGACGTCAGCCAGCAGCCGATTCCGAAAAAAATGATGATGAATCCGGGGGCGGCCAACTCCGCCAGGGCCAAACAGAAGCCGATGGCGAACCAGATCACGTAGGCTTGGGTCAGAAAGTCAGGCACGGCAAAACCCTCCTTGGTGCAGGGTAGCCGAAATGATTGCGGGTTGCAGCAAAAAAGAGACGGGAATGTGGTTATAAAGGCCTGCTAGACCCAGCCCACCCGACCGGATCCGTCTTCCGTATGGCGCGCCACGAGGTTGCGCCCGGACCGCTTGGCCAGATACAGGGCCTTGTCCGCGGCCTCCACGAGCTGTGCGGTGTTCCAGCCCTTGACCACCTCGGCCACGCCGATGCTGACCGTGAAGTGGATCATGTCGCCCGTGAGCTTGCCGCCCTGGCGTGACTGGAAGTCGTAATCCTCCACGTCGCGCCGCAGTTCCTCGGCGACCATGGCGGCCTTGTCCATGGGCATGGGCAGGGCCAGGACTAGCTCCTCGCCGCCGTAGCGGGCCGCGTAGCCGTCGTGCTGGCTCGCGTGGGTCTTGACGATCTTGGCCAGGGCGCGCAGCACGTCGTCGCCGACCTGATGGCCGTAGGTGTCGTTGACGTTCTTGAAGTGGTCCACGTCGATCATGCACATGGAGAAGGGCAGCCCGCGGCTGTTGCTCGTGACCACGCTCTCGGCCAGGAAGGCGTCCAGGGAGCGGCGGTTGTAGAGTTCGGAGAGCAGGGCGTCGAAATTCGCGGTGTGTTCCAGGGCCTTGGCCCGCGCTTCCCATTGGCGCGCCTCTTCGCGGAACTCGGTGACGAATTCCGTGAGCAGCCCGCGGACCTGCTTGAGAATGTCCTTGCGGCTGGGTGCGGCCTTGACGGCTTCGGTGGTGGCGGTGTTGAACTGCGTCAGGCTTTGTTCCTGGCGGTCGCGCGAGGCGCGCATGCTCTCGAAGAAATGGCTCATTTCCTCGACAAGGGCCTCGGTGGAGCGCTTTTCGCGGGCAAGCTGGTCCTCGAGGTCCGCGACGCGGTTGGTCCGGAGCAGGAATTGCTCCAAGGCCTTGATGATCACGGGAAAGGCGTCGTGATCCACGTTGCGCTTGCCGATCTCGCGCAGCACGACCTGCTGGATCTTGGACTTGTCCGCCTCGCTGTAGATGCCGAGATGGCAGACGAGATTGCGCACGAACAGGACGGCAGTCAGGAGATTCAGGTTGCGACCGAGGCCTGCCTGTTCCAAGATGGTCTGCAACTTTTCGAGTTCCGTACCCTTGGCTGGTTCCATGTTCCGTCCTGGTGTTCTGTTGGTGTGGCCCGAATGCGCAGAATGCCAGAAACAGGGAAGGATTGGAAGAGGCGGGCATGGATGGGAATGGTCCGATGGGCGCGATTTCCGAGAGGGGCACGAGGGAATATCAAAAACCAGCGCCCACCGGGACCAGACTCAAAATACTACTGCCAATGAATTACTTCAAGTAAAACCGGGATAGATTTTCTTGTGCTCGAAATCGGTTCCGCATAGAGACGACCTTTCCGGAAAACAGGCACGCGCCGCGTGGAAACGGGATGAGAGATGAGGCGACCGCTGCTTTGGCTCGAACTGATAGCGTTGTTTTTGGGAGCGCCCTTGCTCCTCGCGTTCGGGTATCTTCCCGGACACAAGATCATCTGGCTCGGAGCAGCCACGGCGGGTTGCCTGCTCTGGCTCTCCAGGGATTCCGGCTTGGGCATGGGCGACCTGCTCCGAGCCGGAAACAGGCCAAATCTGTGGCACTTCTGCCTTCGCGTCGCGCTGGCCGCGTCGGCCGTGCTCCTGCTGACCCTGCTGCTCGTACCGGACCAACTGTTCGGATTTCCGAAGCGCAGGCCCCTGCTCTGGCTGGCTGTTTTCGTGCTCTACCCGCTGCTCTCGGCCTTTCCCCAGGAGTTGATCTATCGGGGATTCTTTTTCCGGCGATACGAAACGCTCTTTCCGCGAAGCGCCTCCCTGATGGCGGCGAGCGCCGCGGCCTTCGCCTGGATGCATGTGGTCTACGACAACGCGCCCGCCCTGATCCTCTCCCTGATCGGGGGGCTCGTCTTTGCGGACACCTACCGGAAAACCGGGTCGTTGTTCTGGACATCCCTGGAACACGCGGTTTACGGACTGCTTGTCTTCAGCATCGGCCTGGGCCGTTTTTTCTACGAAGGGCCGCATTAATACGAGAAATACGAAGATGTGGCATTTCAATTATTAGAAATAGTCTAGACAAAATATAGAAAACTAGGAACAGGGTTGGTCCAGGAGAATGAAATGAAGAAATACGCGATGATGTCGTTGGTTTTTGCCTGTTCGCTGCTCCTTGCCGCTTCCGAGTCGTTTTCAGCCGGAAAGGAGCGCTCCGGGAGCGTGTCGATCACAGCCTACGCTTCCGGCCAGGCCCTGGTCACGGAGGAGCGCGACATGGACCTTCCCGCGTCCGGGGAGGTGCCTTTCGCCGGGGCGCCCTCCACTCTGGACCTGACCTCGGTGGCGTTGCGCTCCCTTTCCCAGCCGGGCAAGGTCGCTGTCGGTTCCCTGCGGCTGCTGCCTTCGGCCTCGGACCCGGCCGCCGTGCTCCGAAGCCACATCGGCCGCGAGGTCCGCGTCGTGCTGCCCGACCCCTCGGACGCACGGGCACGCGTCACGCGCAAGGCCACGTTGCTCTCCGTGGGTTCCCAGGCGGTTCTCGACCTCGGCGACGAGATCTACGTGGGGCCGCTCGAGGCGGTGCTGCTGCCTGCGGACGCGGAAAAGCCGCGCGCCGAGGCCGCGCTGCTGCTCGACTTACGCAACAGCGGGGAGCGGCGTCAGCGCGTGGAAATTTCCTATCTTGCGGCAGGGTTGAGCTGGAGCGGCGACTGCGCCCTGACCCTGGACGAGAGCGGCGAACGGGGCGCGCTGTCCTGCTGGGCCACGCTGCGCAACGACACGGGCCGCGCCTTTGACGATGCCGTGGTCCGGCTGGTGGCCGGAGAGCCCCGACGCGCCGTCTCTCCCGCTCCCATGGCCCGCTTCAAGGCGGCTGCGCCCATGCTCGAAGCGGACATGGCCATGGGCGCTCCGCAGATGCAGGCGGGCGAATATCACATGTTCACGGTGCCGTACCCCGCCGATCTGACCGAAGGACAGGTCACGCGGCTGGCCCTGAGCGCGGCGGACCCGGTTGCGGTCGGGCGGGAGCTGGTCCTCCGGGGCCACGCCTTTCAGAATCCCGGCGGTTCCGAGCCGAGGCCCCAGACCGTGGACAACGTCCTGGTGCTGCGAAATACCAAGGAAAACGGCCTTGGAGAGCCGCTTCCCGCATCCCTGGTGCGCGTGTATCGGGACGTGTCCGGCGCAGGCCGCATTCTCGAGGGCGAGGTTTCCCTCGACAATCTTCCCGCCGGCGAGACCGCGCGCCTGACCCTGGGCACGGCTTTTGACGTGACGGCACGCCGGACCATGCAGTCCTACGAACGGATCGGCAAGAACAGGGCCAGGGTCCGCTGGGCCGTGGAGCTGCGCAACGCGGGCAAGAAAATGCGGGACGTGGTGGTACTGGAAACCTTCCAGGGAGACTGGAAGATTACGAGTTTCAACCAGGATTATGCAAAGGAATCTGCAAACACCGCGCGCTGGATTCTCCCGGTTCCCGGAGGGTCGAAGCCCGTGACCCTGCTCTACGAGGCGGAGGCGTCCTGGTAGGCGCTGATTCGTGTGCAAACGGCCCTGAGGCGTAGTTTTGGAACAGAGGCCCCGGCATTGCCTGCCGGGGTCTTTTTGTGCGCCCTGAGGGGCGATGCGGGCCGATTTCCGGGTGGGGTGGGCAAAAGCGGCGCAGGGCGTGCGCGCGCTCAATCCGACGCGGGCGCAAGAGAACGCCTGCAAGCGAAGAAGGTGGCGTAGCCGCGGCCCAGGGCGGTCCCGGCGTGGGTGATTTCGGGATCGAGCAGATTGGTCCGGTGCTGGGGGGAGTTCAGCCAGCCCTGGACCGTGGATTCGGCGTTCGGATAGTTCCAGGCCAGGTTTTCAACGCAGTGGTCGGAACCGGACAGGGCGAAGCGTTCGTCGAAGCCGTCGTGGCTCATGCGGCCCTGCCTGGCCATGAAGTCGTTCTGACGGGCGGCGATGGCGTCGAGCAGGACGTCGGGCCGAAGCGGGGCCGCGCCGAGCCGCAGCCGGGTCCGGTTGATCTCCTGGAGCAGGTCTTTCCCGTCCTGCGCGGCCGGTTTCGCGCCGTCCGGGAAGGAGCGCTTGGAAACATAGGGCGCGGCATCGATGCCCAGATCCGACGCCGGACCGGACAGGCAGCCCGCGAGGAGCAGGCAGGCCAGCAGCGCGCACATGGCGGGGATCGTCTTGGAACAGCCGAATATCATGGCGAAAGGCTCCTGAGAGAATGGGTCGCGAGTGAATATGTCGAGGTCCGGGCGCGGACGCGGGCAGGCCGCGGATCCCGCCGGAGCGGATCAGTCCAGGTCGATGAGCAGTTCGATGTGGTTGTGGTCGTCGCGGCGGCAGTAGCTGAATTCGCTGGCCACGCTGCGGACCATGCTCAGGCCGAGCCCGCCGATGGGCGCCTCGCAAAGGGTGCAGTTCAGACAGGGGCGGGGCGCTTCGCGGGGGTCGAACTCCTCGCCGTCGTCCGCCAGGGTCAGGCGCATCCGGCGGCCCTCCAGGGCCAGGGAAAGCCGGATGATGTGTTCGGCCTCGTCGGAAAAGGAATACTTGATGCTGTTGGTCACCAATTCCTCGATGACCATGTGCACGGTGAAACGGCTGCGTTCGGAAAGCAGGTTCGCGAGCATGAACCGTTCGGCCTCGCGGGCCAGGCGTTCCAGCTCGGACATGCGATTGGGCAGGGTGATGTTCCAGACCCGTTGTTCCACGATATCCGCTCCCAAAGTCCCTCCGTGAGGAACATACCAGCCCTGATCCGCGAAAGCCAGCGTCAATTCCGGTCGAGCAGCAGGGTCATGCCGCTGATGCCCTCCAGCAGCAGGCCGCGCGGCTTGACCAAATCGGAGCGCTCCGCTCCGGGGGTCAGGGTGGTGATCACGGCGCGGCCGATGACGATGCGCCCCGGAGTGGGGCCGTTTTTCTCGTCGCTGCGCAATCCCCAGAGATTGTGCAGGATCACGGCCCGACCGTCCCGCTGACCCGCGTAAAGCATGATGTGCCCCGGCTTGTAGAGCAGGGTGGACAGAGGCGCGGCCTGGGCCGCGATGGCTGCTTCCTTGTTCGGGGCGGAAAGACCGGCCAGGCTCACGAACCGTCCTGCCTGGGCCTGGGCCTTGGAATTGCGCGGCAGGATCACGCCGAAGGGCGCGAACAGGTCGAGCATGGTGGCGGAGCAGTCCCGCTTCATGAACAGTCCGCCCCATCCGTAGGGTTCGCCCAGGAGCTGGTTGCCCACGGCGGCCACGTTCCACGGCGTCAGGGCCAGGGGGAAAAGCGAGGCCGCGCCTCTGGGCAGCCGCGCCGGAATCAGGTCCGCGCTTCCGTCGGGACGGCGCACGGGCGTGAGCACGCGTTCGGCCAGGGAGGACGCGTCGTCTCCGAGCGGGCCGGGCTCCACGGGCAGCAGGGCGCCGATCCGGGCGCGCTGGCGGAAAAGGCCCTGGTCGTCGATGACGGGCACCCTGTCGCGCACGATCGCTGCGAACGGCCCGGCGCGAAAGCGGTCCATGAAGTCCTGGTCCGTGAAGGCCAGATCCGTGACCGGCATCCAGCCCCCGGCGTAGCGCGTTTCCACGAGCGCCCAGTCGCGGTCCGCGCTGAGGTGGGCCACGAAGAGCGGCGTTCCCGCCCAGACCGCGCTGTTCTGGGCCATGTCGAAGGGAAAGCCCTCTCCCGGCTCGCTGAAGTCGTTGAACATGGGGTCCAGGGTGGGCAGCAGCCGGAGCGAGGAATCGGCCACGGCCACGGCCTTCCGGTTCAGGTTCGGAAAGGAGGCCATGTCCGCGTTGCGGCGAAGGTCCGCAGCCCAGCTCGCGGGGCGGGGCAGGGTGTTTTCGCCGTAGATCGTCCGGGTCGCGGCGCGGTCCAGGTACGGAGTGAACTCGTCCGCAGGGAAGCTCGGCGTGCTGCGCCGCCAGGGCTCGAAGTGGCGGTCGAGGAAATGCGCCGCCAGTTCCTGCTGCGCTTCCGGCGAAACCATGCGCGCGTGTTCCGTGGCCGGGTCGAGATACGCGGTCAGATCCTGGGGCAGGCGTTCGATGTCGCGGACGAATCCGCGCGGCGACTTGGCCGCGCAGCCCGCAAGAAGAACGAAAAGCGCGAGCAGGACCGCGAAGCGGAATCGACGCAGGGAATAAACGCAGGAGCGCGAAGGTGTCGTGTTCATGCGGGGAGCATAGCGCGAGCGGAGAGGTTGCGCCAGGGGGGGCTGTGCGTTTGGGCTGGGGTAGCCTACCGAATCAGGCGGGATTGGGCGGGTTATCATGCGGTTATGATTCACAAGACGAAAAAAGGGGAGTATGCAGAAGGCAAGAATCCGATCCGGGCAACCGCAAACAGGGGATGAGAGCA
This window contains:
- a CDS encoding ATP-binding protein, with the protein product MGADIVEQRVWNITLPNRMSELERLAREAERFMLANLLSERSRFTVHMVIEELVTNSIKYSFSDEAEHIIRLSLALEGRRMRLTLADDGEEFDPREAPRPCLNCTLCEAPIGGLGLSMVRSVASEFSYCRRDDHNHIELLIDLD
- a CDS encoding CAP domain-containing protein produces the protein MIFGCSKTIPAMCALLACLLLAGCLSGPASDLGIDAAPYVSKRSFPDGAKPAAQDGKDLLQEINRTRLRLGAAPLRPDVLLDAIAARQNDFMARQGRMSHDGFDERFALSGSDHCVENLAWNYPNAESTVQGWLNSPQHRTNLLDPEITHAGTALGRGYATFFACRRSLAPASD
- a CDS encoding SH3 domain-containing protein encodes the protein MNTTPSRSCVYSLRRFRFAVLLALFVLLAGCAAKSPRGFVRDIERLPQDLTAYLDPATEHARMVSPEAQQELAAHFLDRHFEPWRRSTPSFPADEFTPYLDRAATRTIYGENTLPRPASWAADLRRNADMASFPNLNRKAVAVADSSLRLLPTLDPMFNDFSEPGEGFPFDMAQNSAVWAGTPLFVAHLSADRDWALVETRYAGGWMPVTDLAFTDQDFMDRFRAGPFAAIVRDRVPVIDDQGLFRQRARIGALLPVEPGPLGDDASSLAERVLTPVRRPDGSADLIPARLPRGAASLFPLALTPWNVAAVGNQLLGEPYGWGGLFMKRDCSATMLDLFAPFGVILPRNSKAQAQAGRFVSLAGLSAPNKEAAIAAQAAPLSTLLYKPGHIMLYAGQRDGRAVILHNLWGLRSDEKNGPTPGRIVIGRAVITTLTPGAERSDLVKPRGLLLEGISGMTLLLDRN
- a CDS encoding GGDEF domain-containing protein, which encodes MEPAKGTELEKLQTILEQAGLGRNLNLLTAVLFVRNLVCHLGIYSEADKSKIQQVVLREIGKRNVDHDAFPVIIKALEQFLLRTNRVADLEDQLAREKRSTEALVEEMSHFFESMRASRDRQEQSLTQFNTATTEAVKAAPSRKDILKQVRGLLTEFVTEFREEARQWEARAKALEHTANFDALLSELYNRRSLDAFLAESVVTSNSRGLPFSMCMIDVDHFKNVNDTYGHQVGDDVLRALAKIVKTHASQHDGYAARYGGEELVLALPMPMDKAAMVAEELRRDVEDYDFQSRQGGKLTGDMIHFTVSIGVAEVVKGWNTAQLVEAADKALYLAKRSGRNLVARHTEDGSGRVGWV
- a CDS encoding DUF4139 domain-containing protein: MSITAYASGQALVTEERDMDLPASGEVPFAGAPSTLDLTSVALRSLSQPGKVAVGSLRLLPSASDPAAVLRSHIGREVRVVLPDPSDARARVTRKATLLSVGSQAVLDLGDEIYVGPLEAVLLPADAEKPRAEAALLLDLRNSGERRQRVEISYLAAGLSWSGDCALTLDESGERGALSCWATLRNDTGRAFDDAVVRLVAGEPRRAVSPAPMARFKAAAPMLEADMAMGAPQMQAGEYHMFTVPYPADLTEGQVTRLALSAADPVAVGRELVLRGHAFQNPGGSEPRPQTVDNVLVLRNTKENGLGEPLPASLVRVYRDVSGAGRILEGEVSLDNLPAGETARLTLGTAFDVTARRTMQSYERIGKNRARVRWAVELRNAGKKMRDVVVLETFQGDWKITSFNQDYAKESANTARWILPVPGGSKPVTLLYEAEASW
- a CDS encoding CPBP family glutamic-type intramembrane protease → MRRPLLWLELIALFLGAPLLLAFGYLPGHKIIWLGAATAGCLLWLSRDSGLGMGDLLRAGNRPNLWHFCLRVALAASAVLLLTLLLVPDQLFGFPKRRPLLWLAVFVLYPLLSAFPQELIYRGFFFRRYETLFPRSASLMAASAAAFAWMHVVYDNAPALILSLIGGLVFADTYRKTGSLFWTSLEHAVYGLLVFSIGLGRFFYEGPH
- a CDS encoding NfeD family protein — its product is MPDFLTQAYVIWFAIGFCLALAELAAPGFIIIFFGIGCWLTSLASALFDLSLSAQLAIFIVGSLASLIFLRRIFMRVFTGASQESDGDDGLREPGDLGRQVLVTREVRPDLPGEIKYRGSFWRAVSDRSIPEGSAALIVAEFEDDRSTFKIEPLNKGE